The following are from one region of the Thermodesulfobacteriota bacterium genome:
- the nusG gene encoding transcription termination/antitermination protein NusG has protein sequence MGKQWFVVHTYSGYEKKVRESLLNRIATEGMQERFGDVLIPAETVVEMRKGKKKTGTRSFFPGYLLVNMELDESTWHLVRHTPKVTGFVGGQHPAPIPEAEVDEIKSQMIEGRLKPKPKISFSEGENVRVIDGPFSNFSGTVDSIKPDKGKVVVLVSIFGRATPVELD, from the coding sequence ATGGGGAAACAGTGGTTCGTCGTCCATACCTATTCGGGGTATGAGAAAAAGGTCAGGGAATCGCTGTTGAACCGCATCGCCACGGAGGGGATGCAGGAACGGTTCGGAGATGTCCTGATCCCGGCGGAAACGGTCGTCGAGATGCGGAAGGGGAAGAAGAAGACCGGGACGCGCAGCTTCTTCCCGGGCTACCTGCTGGTCAACATGGAGCTCGACGAGTCGACCTGGCACCTGGTCCGGCACACCCCCAAGGTCACGGGCTTCGTCGGGGGGCAGCACCCGGCCCCGATTCCCGAGGCCGAGGTCGATGAGATCAAGTCCCAGATGATCGAGGGGCGGCTGAAGCCCAAGCCGAAGATCTCCTTCTCGGAAGGGGAGAACGTGCGGGTGATCGACGGCCCCTTCTCCAATTTCAGCGGGACCGTCGACAGCATCAAGCCCGACAAGGGGAAGGTGGTCGTGCTGGTCTCCATCTTCGGCAGGGCAACCCCGGTGGAGCTCGAT
- the secE gene encoding preprotein translocase subunit SecE produces MAKTFKDRLMERLPGTRTASEESRAVASSAGFLEKAKTFLQEFKTEMKKVSWPARKETMSSTAVVIVTVLIIVLFLGLVDFALGRIVQSVLSY; encoded by the coding sequence ATGGCGAAAACGTTCAAGGACAGGTTGATGGAGCGGCTGCCGGGCACGCGCACGGCATCGGAGGAGAGCAGGGCCGTCGCGTCTTCCGCGGGATTCCTCGAGAAGGCGAAGACGTTCCTCCAGGAGTTCAAGACCGAGATGAAGAAGGTCTCCTGGCCGGCGCGGAAGGAAACCATGTCGTCCACCGCGGTGGTCATCGTGACCGTGCTGATCATCGTCCTCTTTCTGGGGCTGGTGGACTTCGCCCTCGGCCGGATCGTGCAGTCCGTCCTGAGCTATTAA
- the rpmG gene encoding 50S ribosomal protein L33, with translation MRDIIILACADCKNRNYTTTKNKKTTPDKLELKKYCPACRKHTAHKETK, from the coding sequence ATGCGCGACATCATCATCCTGGCTTGCGCCGACTGCAAGAACAGGAACTATACGACGACCAAGAACAAGAAGACGACGCCCGACAAGCTCGAGCTGAAGAAATACTGCCCGGCCTGCCGGAAGCATACGGCGCACAAAGAGACCAAGTAG
- the tuf gene encoding elongation factor Tu — protein sequence MSKQKFERTKPHVNIGTIGHVDHGKTTLTAAITKVLSSRGMADFVAFDQIDKAPEERERGITIATAHVEYQTKTRHYAHVDCPGHADYIKNMITGAAQMDGAILLVSAADGPMPQTREHILLARQVGVPYIVVFMNKVDMVDDPELLDLVELEVRELLTKYEFPGDKTPIIRGAATKALACGCGKDDCANCKCVLELMDAVDSYIPQPERAVDKPFLMAIEDVFSISGRGTVVTGRVERGVVKVGDEVEIIGLRDTQKTVATGVEMFRKLLDQGQAGDNIGVLLRGTKKDEVERGQVLAKPGSITPHKKFKASAYILTKEEGGRHTPFFNGYRPQFYFRTTDVTGVGTLPEGVEMVMPGDNIQMSVELITPVAMEKELRFAIREGGRTVGAGVVAEILE from the coding sequence ATGTCCAAGCAGAAATTCGAGCGTACGAAGCCGCACGTGAACATCGGCACGATCGGTCACGTGGATCACGGCAAGACGACGTTGACGGCGGCGATCACGAAGGTGCTGTCGTCCCGCGGGATGGCGGATTTCGTGGCGTTTGACCAGATCGACAAGGCGCCGGAGGAGCGGGAGCGGGGGATCACGATCGCGACGGCGCACGTGGAGTACCAGACCAAGACGCGGCACTATGCGCACGTGGACTGCCCGGGTCACGCCGACTACATCAAGAACATGATCACGGGCGCGGCGCAGATGGACGGCGCGATCCTGCTGGTATCGGCGGCGGACGGTCCGATGCCTCAGACGCGGGAGCACATTTTGTTGGCGCGCCAGGTGGGCGTTCCGTACATCGTGGTGTTCATGAACAAGGTGGACATGGTGGACGATCCGGAGCTTTTGGACCTGGTGGAGCTGGAGGTCCGGGAGCTGTTGACCAAGTACGAGTTTCCCGGGGACAAGACTCCGATCATCCGCGGGGCGGCGACGAAGGCGTTGGCGTGCGGCTGCGGGAAGGACGACTGCGCGAACTGCAAGTGCGTGCTGGAGCTGATGGACGCGGTGGACTCTTACATTCCGCAGCCGGAGCGCGCGGTGGACAAGCCGTTCCTGATGGCGATCGAGGACGTGTTTTCGATATCGGGTCGCGGGACGGTGGTGACGGGTCGCGTGGAGCGCGGGGTGGTGAAGGTGGGCGACGAGGTGGAGATCATCGGTTTGCGGGACACGCAGAAGACGGTGGCCACGGGCGTGGAGATGTTCCGCAAGCTGTTGGATCAGGGTCAGGCGGGCGACAACATCGGCGTGCTGCTTCGGGGGACGAAGAAGGACGAGGTGGAGCGCGGTCAGGTGCTGGCGAAGCCGGGCTCGATCACTCCGCACAAGAAGTTCAAGGCGTCGGCGTACATCCTGACGAAGGAGGAGGGCGGCCGTCACACGCCGTTCTTCAACGGATATCGCCCGCAGTTCTATTTCCGGACGACGGACGTGACGGGGGTCGGGACGTTGCCGGAGGGCGTGGAGATGGTGATGCCGGGGGACAACATCCAGATGTCGGTGGAGCTGATCACCCCGGTGGCGATGGAGAAGGAGCTGCGGTTCGCGATCCGCGAGGGCGGCCGGACCGTCGGCGCCGGCGTCGTCGCGGAAATCCTGGAGTAG